The Triticum dicoccoides isolate Atlit2015 ecotype Zavitan chromosome 6A, WEW_v2.0, whole genome shotgun sequence genome has a window encoding:
- the LOC119318820 gene encoding uncharacterized protein LOC119318820, translating to MNKNLGKRIAETGGKDSQRKRLHATEGPNSDDDDFVLADFVRDVHTGRRKDCGSSKSLPKRACDDVYKDVGADSGEEADVVPKRKKSSKSNATEDDAEGDDS from the exons ATGAACAAGAATCTTGGCAAGAGAATTGCTGAAACTGGTGGAAAGGATTCTCAACGCAAGCGACTACATGCCACTGAAGGTCCCAACTCTGACGATGATGACTTTGTGCTTGCTGATTTTGTGAGGGATGTTCATACTGGTAGACGCAAAGACTGTGGTTCATCTAAGAGTCTACCCAAGCGTGCTTGTGATGATGTCTATAAAGATGTTGGTGCTGACTCTGGCGAGGAGGCGGATGTTGTtccaaag AGGAAGAAGTCTAGTAAGAGCAATGCAACTGAAGATGATGCCGAGGGAGATGATTCTTGA